A genomic segment from Colletotrichum higginsianum IMI 349063 chromosome 5, whole genome shotgun sequence encodes:
- a CDS encoding Alpha-mannosyltransferase, with product MPPHPLHPRSRMTSTLFATTVVASFFVVGMPHLLPCPAPRVTYADGEIVVGEDGRRRRRKRRETAPEIENGIVNFSQAGDEDTIRTREERLKRECPVPKPGGILGEWLGFHGPSKDAEATKAER from the coding sequence ATGCCACCACATCCCCTCCACCCACGGTCGCGTATGACGTCTACCCTCTTCGCTACAACAGTCGTTGCAagcttcttcgtcgttgGCATGCCGCATCTTCTACCATGTCCAGCACCTCGTGTCACGTATGCCGATGGAGAAATCGTAGTAGGCGAGGACGGTCGCCGGAGGAGGCGAAAACGTCGCGAGACAGCCCCTGAGATCGAGAACGGCATAGTCAACTTCAGTcaagccggcgacgaggataCCATACGAACCCGGGAAGAGCGATTGAAGAGGGAATGCCCAGTGCCGAAGCCGGGCGGCATCCTTGGAGAGTGGTTAGGATTCCATGGACCGAGTAAAGATGCAGAGGCCACAAAGGCGGAGAGGTGA
- a CDS encoding Serine/threonine-protein phosphatase, translating to MSDLDKAIAQLRACRPIPEAQVRELCHKARELLIEEGNVVTVTAPVTICGDIHGQFHDLMELFRVGGDVPDTNYLFMGDFVDRGFYSLESFLLLLCLKVRYPDRMTLIRGNHESRQITTVYGFYDECLRKYGSANVWRYCCDVFDYLALGAIVLGASHTFNSPPEQEPINEDVEIEVCDQAGSTMSRFPRQRRPQRQPTPGSPNGAPSGDKTGPPGSGASGSSAGSIGNPAGAILCVHGGLSPLIDSVDKIRLLDRKQEVPHEGAMCDLLWSDPDDIDGWGLSPRGAGFLFGADIVRDFNHKNDLSLIARAHQLVMEGFKEMFDASIVTVWSAPNYCYRCGNVAAILELAEDDSGTGVFARSNGDRGRSDGGIRGTDDYVLLPGPARRYRVFQAAPQDSRGMPAKKPVADYFL from the exons ATGAGCGACCTCGACAA AGCCATTGCGCAATTGCGCGCCTGCCGACCGATACCCGAAGCGCAGGTTCGAGAACTGTGCCATAAGGCACGGGAGTTACTCATTGAAGAGGGCAACGTCGTCACGGTTACAGCTCCCGTAACG ATATGTGGTGATATTCACGGCCAGTTCCATGATCTCATGGAGCTCTTCCGCGTTGGTGGCGACGTCCCCGACACCAACTACCTTTTCATGG GTGACTTTGTCGACCGTGGCTTTTACTCGCTCGAgtccttcctcctccttctctgcCTCAAAGTTCGCTATCCCGACCGTATGACCCTCATTCGCGGCAACCACGAGTCCCGTCAAATCACCACCGTCTATGGCTTCTACGACGAGTGTCTGCGGAAATACGGTTCGGCCAACGTCTGGCGCTATTGCTGCGACGTATTCGACTACCTTGCTCTTGGGGCTATCGTACTCGGCGCATCGCACACGTTCAACTCCCCGCCGGAACAAGAACCCATCAACGAGGATGTGGAGATCGAGGTCTGCGACCAGGCTGGCTCAACAATGAGCCGATTCCCCAGACAAAGACGGCCACAGCGGCAACCGACACCTGGCAGTCCAAATGGCGCGCCTTCGGGCGATAAAACAGGCCCGCCGGGCAGTGGCGCATCGGGAAGCTCGGCAGGTTCCATCGGCAACCCCGCAGGCGCCATTCTATGCGTCCACGGTGGTCTCTCCCCCCTGATAGACAGTGTCGATAAGATCCGGCTTCTCGACAGGAAGCAAGAGGTGCCGCACGAAGGAGCCATGTGCGATTTGCTTTGGTCTGACCCAGACGATATCGATGGATGGGGGTTGTCGCCACGCGGTGCTGGGTTCTTGTTTGGTGCTGATATTGTCCGCGACTTCAACCACAAGAACGATCTGTCGCTTATCGCGCGTGCCCACCAGCTCGTCATGGAGGGTTTCAAAGAGATGTTCGACGCTAGTATCGTCACGGTTTGGTCGGCGCCCAATTATTGCTACCGCTGCGGCAACGTTGCGGCGATCCTCGAACTGGCGGAGGACGACTCAGGCACTGGTGTCTTCGCGCGCAGCAACGGCGACAGGGGACGCAGTGACGGCGGTATTAGGGGAACCGATGACTATGTTCTCCTGCCCGGACCGGCGCGGAGGTACCGCGTGTTCCAGGCAGCACCTCAAGATTCTAGGGGAAtgccggcgaagaagccggTGGCTGACTACTTCTTGTAG
- a CDS encoding AFG1-like ATPase, translating to MRGAGPSLPLRRLRAIPAAAATPRCVPRPNIIRHSLCTSCQTTQVKNTRASHFAGIPKEYSNNGVQRRAASTVADATEGNTTSKDHHGPIQEYDRRVDTGILRNDEHQRGIIQSLQHLHDELVKYHAPEVVHPTLESLKPAKSMFGSWFGGGKAAQATIGAIPSNLPRGLYLYGDVGSGKTMLMDLFYDTLPSSVKTKTRIHFHNFMQDVHKRLHKMKMQHGNDVDAVPFVAADIAAKGNVLCFDEFQCTDVADAMILRRLLESLMSHGVVLVTTSNRHPDELYKNGIQRESFVPAIKLLKSRLHVINLDSPTDYRKIPRPPSGVYHTPLDAHANSHAEKWFRFLGDPENPEPHSEVQNVWGREIHVPRVSGRCAWFTFDELIGKATSAADYLELVRNYDAFVITDVPGMTYRQRDLARRFITFIDAVYESHAKLVLTTEKPLTELFVSRAELEESLEKQEKKDFGQSDNAATHLLEDLDHNIDSIKGLQGLFSGDEEAFAFARALSRLSHMGSKEWVERGMGLEQQGGKKERDDWAKVRSRQMEDSM from the exons ATGCGCGGTGCTGGCCCGTCACTTCCCCTTCGCCGACTCAGGGCAATACCagccgctgctgccaccCCCCGATGCGTCCCAAGGCCAAACATCATCCGCCACTCGCTTTGCACATCTTGCCAAACGACCCAAGTAAAAAACACCAGAGCCAGCCATTTTGCCGGTATTCCCAAGGAGTACTCCAATAATGGAGTGCAGAGAAGGGCCGCGTCAACTGTAGCAGACGCAACCGAAGGAAACACCA CTTCAAAGGACCATCATGGCCCGATCCAAGAATACGACCGCCGGGTCGACACAGGTATCCTGCGCAACGACGAACACCAAAGGG GCATTATCCAAAGCCTCCAACACCTCCACGATGAGCTGGTCAAATACCATGCGCCCGAAGTCGTCCACCCGACTCTCGAATCCTTGAAGCCCGCAAAGTCGATGTTTGGATCTTGGTTCGGTGGAGGCAAGGCGGCTCAAGCCACAATAGGAGCGATCCCGAGCAACCTGCCCCGCGGCCTATATCTTTATGGCGACGTTGGCAGCGGCAAGACGATGCTTATGGACTTGTTTTACGACACACTGCCGAGCTCCGTCAAGACAAAGACGAGAATCCATTTCCACAATTTCATGCAGGATGTCCACAAGCGGCTACACAAGATGAAGATGCAGCATGGCAACGATGTCGATGCTGTGCCGTTCGTCGCGGCCGACATCGCGGCCAAGGGCAACGTCCTGTGTTTCGACGAGTTTCAGTGTACGGATGTGGCCGACGCTATGATTCTGAGACG ATTGCTTGAATCGCTCATGTCGCATGGCGTCGTACTGGTCACAACCTCGAACCGACACCCCGACGAACTCTACAAAAATGGAATCCAGCGGGAGTCCTTCGTTCCGGCGATCAAGCTGCTCAAAAGCAGGCTCCATGTGATCAACCTGGACTCTCCGACAGACTACCGCAAGATCCCGAGACCTCCTTCCGGCGTGTACCACACCCCGCTGGATGCGCACGCCAACTCCCACGCTGAGAAGTGGTTTcgcttcctcggcgacccAGAGAACCCGGAGCCGCACTCGGAGGTGCAGAACGTCTGGGGTCGTGAAATCCACGTCCCACGGGTCAGCGGCCGCTGCGCGTGGTTCACGTTTGATGAACTTATTGGCAAGGCCACGTCGGCAGCGGACTACCTCGAGCTGGTGCGAAACTACGATGCCTTCGTCATCACCGACGTGCCTGGTATGACGTACCGCCAGCGCGACTTGGCGCGTCGCTTCATTACTTTCATCGACGCCGTGTACGAATCGCACGCGAAGCTAGTCCTGACGACGGAGAAGCCCCTGACGGAACTATTCGTCTCGCgcgccgagctggaggaaTCGTTGGAGaagcaggagaagaaggactTTGGTCAGAGCGACAACGCTGCGACGCACCTCTTGGAGGACCTGGACCACAACATCGATTCGATCAAGGGCCTCCAGGGCCTGttctcgggcgacgaggaggccttCGCATTTGCACGTGCGCTTTCGCGTCTGAGCCATATGGGTAGCAAAGAGTGGGTTGAGCGCGGCATGGGCCTGGAGCAGCAAGGCGGCAAGAAGGAGCGCGACGACTGGGCCAAGGTTCGGAGTCGACAGATGGAGGACAGCATGTGA
- a CDS encoding Membrane protein, producing MADSKPERRHFDLIKRGVKKPNVPGTLTFIGLRGLDPFLQYQLVAGGLGASILGKVGVSSIPLNIAALSTTSFSLLDNLHLPLPHLILLGMSVGSFVKQAYWLVALSAEEFPVSSAVSVSFYNNLVNSANSLLLLAASTSVLTSPRDFPGTALPYQVVLGSILYAVGMFLETASEWQRKQFKDRPENQGKVIKTGLWSWARHINYGGYAMWRAGYCMAASGFIGGTIMGVWQAVDFLARGVPALNEYCSKRYGEQWTQFKKEVPWVLIPGIY from the coding sequence ATGGCCGACTCTAAGCCCGAGAGAAGGCACTTCGACCTCATCAAGCGCGGCGTCAAGAAGCCCAATGTTCCGGGTACCCTCACTTTCATCGGCCTTCGTGGCCTCGACCCGTTTCTCCAGTAccagctcgtcgccggcggcctgggcgccTCTATCCTAGGCAAAGTCGGCGTGAGCTCCATCCCCCTCAACATCGCCGCGCTCTCCACGACGAgcttctccctcctcgacaATCTCCACCTCCCGCTGCCGCACCTGATACTCCTGGGCATGTCCGTCGGATCCTTCGTTAAGCAGGCTTACTGGCTCGTCGCGCTTTCAGCTGAGGAGTTCCCCGTCTCCAGCGCCGTCAGCGTGAGCTTCTACAACAACCTTGTCAACAGCGCGAACtcgcttctcctcctcgccgcctccacctccGTTCTCACATCGCCCCGCGACTTCCCCGGCACCGCCCTGCCCTACCAGGTCGTCCTCGGAAGCATCCTCTACGCCGTCGGCATGTTTCTCGAAACCGCCTCCGAGTGGCAGCGCAAGCAGTTCAAGGACCGCCCCGAAAACCAGGGCAAGGTCATCAAGACTGGGCTCTGGAGCTGGGCGCGCCACATCAACTACGGCGGCTACGCCATGTGGAGGGCCGGTTACTGCATGGCCGCTTCGGGCTTCATTGGCGGCACCATTATGGGCGTGTGGCAAGCAGTTGATTTCCTCGCGCGCGGTGTGCCGGCGTTGAACGAGTACTGCTCGAAGCGGTATGGTGAGCAGTGGACCCAGTTCAAGAAGGAGGTGCCCTGGGTTTTGATCCCGGGTATCTATTAG
- a CDS encoding Peptide hydrolase, with protein MKVARASLLAILAHSVSARFVAEDEINRVQLYPAGSEPEKYLIELAPGDTRWVTEEEKWELRRNGNRFFDITDHKDLGATRLHTRTKSVFPEKCHLQDKVKPLIKDLDKSEIQKNLEKFTSFHTRYFKSDYGRQSSEWLLSKINSIIKDAGAEKHVYAEHFPHTWQQSSIIVTIPGKSNSTVIIGAHQDSINLWLPSILAAPGADDDGSGSMTILEAFRTLLKSKDVVSGKADNTIEFHWYSAEEGGLLGSQAIFSSYEQEGRDIKAMLQQDMTGFVQRTLDAGQPESVGVITDFVDAGLTGFIKKVIVEYCKVPYVETKCGYACSDHASASKAGYPSAFVIESAFEYSDNHIHSTDDTIKYLSFDHMLEHAKMTLGLVYELGFTDFAALEKKSATVSEEL; from the exons ATGAAGGTCGCCAGAGCCTCGCTTCTTGCCATATTGGCACACTCGGTCAGCGCCCGCTTTGTTGCCGAAGATGAAATCAATCGCGTCCAGTTGTATCCCGCCGGTTCCGAGCCCGAGAAGTATTTGATTGAGCTTGCCCCAGGCGACACCCGCTGGGtgaccgaggaggagaagtgGGAGCTTCGCCGA AACGGCAACCGCTTCTTCGATATCACTGACCACAAAGACCTCGGCGCCACCCGCCTCCACACAAGGACGAAGAGTGTCTTCCCCGAGAAATGCCACCTCCAGGACAAGGTGAAGCCTCTCATCAAAGACCTTGACAAGTCCGAAATCCAAAAGAACCTCGAGAAGTTTACAAGCTTCCACACCCGCTACTTCAAGTCCGACTATGGCCGCCAGTCTTCCGAGTGGCTCCTCTCCAAGATCAACTCCATCATCAAGGATGCCGGCGCTGAGAAGCACGTCTACGCTGAGCACTTCCCCCATACCTGGCAACAGAGCTCCATCATTGTCACCATCCCCGGCAAGTCGAACAGCACTGTTATCATCGGCGCCCACCAGGACTCCATCAACCTGTGGCTGCCCTCTATCCTCGCGGCGCCCGGCGCTGACGACGATGGCAGCGGCTCCATGACCATCCTCGAGGCCTTCCGCACCCTACTCAAGTCCAAGGACGTCGTTTCTGGCAAGGCCGACAACACGATCGAGTTCCACTGGTACAGCGCTGAGGAGGGCGGTTTGCTTGGTAGCCAGGCCATCTTCTCGTCGTACGAGCAGGAGGGGCGTGATATCAAGGCCATGCTCCAGCAGGACATGACCGGTTTCGTGCAAAGGACGCTCGATGCCGGCCAGCCCGAGAGTGTTGGTGTCATTACTGACTTCGTTGACGCTGGTCTGACCGGCTTCATCAAGAAGGTGATCGTTGAG TATTGCAAGGTTCCCTACGTTGAGACCAAGTGCGGATACGCCTGCTCTGATCACGCCTCTGCAAGCAAGGCCGGCTATCCCTCAGCCTTCGTCATCGAGTCCGCCTTCGAGTACTCGGACAACCACATACATAGCACCGACGATACCATCAAGTACTTGTCGTTTGACCACATGCTTGAGCACGCCAAAATGACCCTTGGACTGGTGTACGAGCTCGGCTTCACTGACTTTGCTGCTCTTGAAAAGAAGAGTGCGACTGTTTCTGAGGAGTTGTAA
- a CDS encoding Dual specificity phosphatase, protein METSKEHLSDTVAAAPYSHRPPSPPYIPIPLTYPKGPAAATIVPSFDNVDAMRLTSEDLRIITRNKSQTATDRSVGWSYESRRKAQSILDFLYLGPLSVARDEAWLAKEGITMIIVTRHSRVAQARLMSVDKVAQKLGIGVEYLDVQDNAELIRGFPEVVAKINGHLLDVYRSQAMPMQEGQMIIDNDSFKSGKVLLVCETGNDRSTFVAAAYIMNMYGKDMISTVQFISIQRFSANFDEDGKRMLQAYEDILNAQRSVSIATRDIPRAGHFNGPSGRGKRGIESTFNEDDMLVGDGYATFTADRERYQDRGRFAPFVDRGSAT, encoded by the coding sequence ATGGAGACCTCGAAAGAACACCTCTCTGACACCGTTGCCGCTGCCCCGTACAGCCACAGGCCCCCGAGCCCCCCCTATATCCCAATTCCCCTGACATATCCAAAGGGACCTGCTGCAGCCACCATCGTTCCCTCATTCGACAATGTAGACGCAATGCGGTTGACGAGCGAGGATCTCAGAATCATCACTCGAAACAAAAGCCAGACGGCTACCGACAGATCAGTAGGATGGAGCTACGAATCCCGCCGCAAGGCCCAGTCAATCTTGGATTTCCTCTACCTCGGTCCCTTGTCTGTTGCCCGCGACGAGGCTTGGCTTGCCAAGGAGGGCATCACCATGATCATAGTGACGCGTCATTCCAGAGTCGCCCAAGCGAGGCTAATGAGCGTGGATAAGGTCGCGCAGAAGCTGGGCATAGGAGTCGAGTACCTGGATGTCCAAGACAATGCCGAACTGATCCGTGGCTTCCCCGAGGTTGTGGCAAAGATCAACGGGCACCTTCTCGATGTCTACCGTAGTCAGGCAATGCCCATGCAGGAGGGCCAAATGATCATTGACAACGACAGCTTCAAGAGCGGAAAGGTTCTACTTGTTTGCGAGACAGGAAACGACCGGTCAACTTTCGTCGCTGCAGCGTACATCATGAATATGTACGGGAAAGACATGATTTCGACAGTCCAATTCATCTCGATCCAGAGATTCTCCGCCAACTTTGACGAGGACGGAAAGAGAATGCTGCAAGCATATGAGGACATACTCAACGCCCAGAGAAGTGTTTCCATTGCGACAAGAGACATTCCCCGGGCTGGTCATTTCAACGGCCCTAGCGGCCGAGGCAAGCGAGGAATCGAGTCGACATTCAATGAGGACGACATGCTGGTGGGTGATGGTTATGCGACTTTCACCGCAGATCGAGAACGCTACCAAGACAGGGGCAGATTTGCTCCCTTCGTTGATCGTGGCTCAGCGACTTAG